The following are encoded together in the Humulus lupulus chromosome 5, drHumLupu1.1, whole genome shotgun sequence genome:
- the LOC133779982 gene encoding uncharacterized protein LOC133779982 produces the protein MWHLGQNIKTKFSGKGLKKLFEKTAKAYRVSEFTKLFDEISTKKPSLATYLKNVSFAGWFRCHFHGNQYNIMTTNNSESLNQVFREAREWPIIPLLEEIITTLSRWFYERRTNANSCSTPLTVDAEDIMRQRYKKSRYMRVTPINLSEFHAKGEPLDGLVNIKEHSCTCREFYIDKIPCVHGVAATMYRGVDVYSLRSKFYMIEFWRMAYAESIYPLPPEIEWLLPEEVKSQVIIKPVKLIPPRRPKNK, from the coding sequence ATGTGGCATCTTGGACAGAATATCAAGACAAAATTTAGTGGTAAAGGTTTGAAAAAGTTGTTTGAGAAGACGGCAAAAGCGTACAGAGTTTCAGAGTTCACAAAGTTATTTGATGAGATTTCTACAAAAAAACCAAGTCTGGCAACATACCTGAAGAATGTATCTTTTGCAGGCTGGTTCAGATGTCATTTCCATGGTAATCAATACAACATCATGACCACCAACAATTCTGAGTCATTGAACCAAGTTTTTAGAGAAGCTCGAGAATGGCCCATCATTCCTTTATTGGAGGAAATTATCACTACACTCTCCAGATGGTTCTATGAGAGAAGGACAAATGCAAATTCTTGTTCAACACCACTTACAGTTGACGCAGAAGATATAATGAGACAAAGATACAAAAAATCAAGGTACATGAGAGTTACACCCATTAACCTAAGTGAGTTCCATGCTAAAGGTGAGCCACTAGACGGTCTAGTTAATATTAAGGAACATTCTTGTACATGTCGAGAGTTTTATATTGATAAGATTCCATGTGTTCATGGCGTCGCTGCAACAATGTATCGTGGAGTAGATGTTTACAGTCTACGCTCAAAATTCTACATGATTGAATTTTGGAGGATGGCCTATGCAGAATCTATTTACCCTTTACCACCTGAAATAGAATGGCTTCTTCCAGAAGAGGTTAAGTCTCAAGTCATTATCAAACCAGTGAAGTTAATTCCCCCAAGGAGACCAAAGAATAAATGA
- the LOC133779983 gene encoding uncharacterized protein LOC133779983: protein MVLLSSAPQTLEDNDLPLPRVSPSDHCNERCHVSSTPSSNATSIDEDVFCVGQYFVDKKELKMNVHMLALRRNFEFKVKKSNKKLVVLVCVDPNYKWRIRATKAYATGVKKCPNPAQIVNEMNKNLGVKCSYWKAWTARKCAHELLRGSAVNSYPKLPSYLYMVQNSNPGVYTRLIVDEEQKFIYLFLSLGVSIRGFRYMRKVIYIDGTHLKNQFGGNLLIATAQYGNFQIYHLAFGIVDSENDASWNWFLTCLRDQVPDTTGLMFISDRHKSIIKGV from the exons ATGGTTTTGTTGAG TTCTGCACCTCAGACTCTTGAAGATAACGATTTACCACTTCCTCGTGTATCCCCTAGTGATCATTGTAATGAAAGATGTCATGTTAGTAGTACACCAAGCTCAAATGCAACAAGTATTGATGAAGATGTTTTTTGTGTTGGTCAATATTTTGTGGATAAGAAAGAGTTGAAGATGAATGTACACATGCTTGCTTTACGACGAAACTTTGAATTCAAAGTGAAAAAGTCAAATAAGAAATTAGTGGTTTTGGTTTGTGTTGACCCCAATTATAAGTGGAGAATTCGTGCGACAAAGGCATATGCAACAG GTGTGAAAAAATGTCCAAATCCAGCACAAATAGTTAATGAGATGAACAAGAATCTTGGTGTAAAGTGTAGTTATTGGAAGGCATGGACGGCAAGAAAGTGTGCACATGAACTTTTAAGGGGTTCAGCGGTAAACAGTTATCCAAAACTCCCCTCTTACTTATACATGGTCCAAAATTCTAATCCTGGTGTGTACACTAGATTAATTGTTGATGAAGAACAGAaattcatatatttatttttgtctTTGGGAGTTTCCATTAGAGGTTTTCGTTACATGAGAAAAGTTATATATATTGATGGAACTCATTTGAAAAACCAATTTGGAGGAAATTTACTCATTGCAACTGCACAATATGGAAATTTTCAAATTTATCATCTTGCTTTTGGTATTGTTGATTCTGAGAATGATGCATCTTGGAATTGGTTTTTGACATGCTTACGAGATCAAGTGCCCGATACTACTGGTTTAATGTTTATATCTGATAGACACAAAAGCATTATAAAGGGAGTTTGA
- the LOC133779984 gene encoding uncharacterized protein LOC133779984, with amino-acid sequence MDAVNKILTFVQDLPNDSDSDSDSLDLPDDFVSHDIGTPPPIVLIANPETPGVAIIEPGDVAGVEFQLAKRKRRKPKKFEDYTDPTRKKARLDAIDDVPLVLDPLKKPLATQYRTVGKWLLRDIPNKTKRDVQSGVYGPSWFLTMKTPQFWIDDGHIDAAMHMLRRRRQFYPGAYRQDGVVMNIMFSQVVPARYDAYQNAKEADKKRFLWDSDVISMITGIDNQFLASWKGVDIVYWCQNYLQAHWFAVEASISTWTLNVYDSDVTVISDKQLQSFMKSWSTLFPSLLLQSQLFKDDPRLTIPPGAKRCKEFNVHRMPVDSVPQTKVSGDCGVYAIKHIEHLLGRLPLDTICDDF; translated from the exons ATGGATGCtgtcaataagatcttgacattcgtacaagatcttccaaatgattctgattctgattccgactcacttgacctcccagatgattttgtctcacatgacataggcactcctcccccgatagtactcatagcaaatcctgagaccccaggtgttgctattatagaacctggggatgttgctggtgtagagtttcaattggccaagaggaaaagacgcaaacctaagaaatttgaagactacaccGACCCAACCAGAAAGAAAGCTCGTTTGGATGCGATTGATGACGTGCCATTAGTCCTCGACCCTCTAAAGAAGCCACTTGCTACACAGTACAGAACGGTCGGCAAGTGGTTGCTTAGAGATATTCCGAACAAGACGAAGAGGGATGTCCAATCTGGTGTGTATGGTCCGAGTTGGTTTCTGACGATGAAGACACCACAGTTTTGGAtcgatgatggg catattgatgcggccatGCATATGCTACGTAGGCGTCGACAGTTCTATCCCGGGGCGTATCGGCAAGATGGtgttgtgatgaatattatgttctcacaagtggtaccGGCCCGTTATGATGCATATCAGAATGCCAAGGAAGCGGATAAGAAAAGGTTTTTGTGGGATTCAGATGTGATATCAATGATTACGGGAATTGACAATCAATTTCTGGCATCATGGAAGGGAGTAGACattgtatattggtgccagaactaccttcaagcgcattggtttgcagttgaagcctccatttctacttggactctgaatgtttatgattcagacgtgaccgtgataagtgataaacaactgcaatcttttatgaagtcatggtctactttgttcccatcgttgttattgcagtcacaacttttcaaggacgaccctcggttgacgattccacctggagctaaaagatgcaaagagttcaatgtgcaccgcatgccagttgattcagtaccccaaaccaaagtcag tggagattgtggtgtgtacgccatcaagcacatcgaacacttattgggtaggctaccacttGACACGATTTGCGATG atttttaa
- the LOC133778233 gene encoding FAM10 family protein At4g22670, protein MDAAKLSQLKHFVEQCKSDPSILDDPSLSFFRDYIESLGGNIPSSASDHGGDSKSRSYVVEESDDDVEEESGAKGNVDLEEEEEDDEIVESDIELEGDVVEPDNDPPQKMGDQSVEVTDDNRDASQTEKAKAMEAISEGKLEEAIKHLTEAILLNPLSAIMYGTRASVYIKMKKPNAAIRDATAALEINPDSAKGYKSRGIALSMLGQWEEAAKDLHLASKLDYDEEIKDVLKKVEPNVHKIEEHRRKYERLHKEREEKKIERERRRRRAEAQAAYEKAKKQEESSSSRRPGGMPGGFPGGMPGFPGGMPGFGGMPGFGGMPGFGGMPGGMPGAGGMPGAGGMPGAGGMPGAGGMPGAGGMPGAGGVPGNVDFSKILNDPELMAAFSDPEVMAALQDVMKNPANLAKHQSNPKVAPIISKMMGKFGGAPK, encoded by the exons ATGGACGCCGCGAAGCTAAGCCAGTTGAAGCATTTCGTCGAACAGTGCAAGTCCGACCCTTCTATTCTCGATGATCCTTCTCTCTCCTTCTTCCGCGACTACATCGAGAG TCTTGGCGGGAACATACCTTCTTCTGCTTCCGATCATGGCGGCGATTCCAAATCG AGGAGTTATGTGGTGGAAGAGAGCGATGATGATGTAGAAGAAGAAAGCGGCGCAAAGGGGAATGTAGATTtagaggaggaggaagaggatgaTGAAATAGTCGAGTCTGATATTGAGCTTGAGGGAGATGTTGTTGAGCCTGATAACGATCCTCCACAAAAG ATGGGAGACCAATCGGTTGAGGTCACCGATGATAATCGTGATGCCTCGCAGACGGAGAAGGCCAAAGCTATGGAAGCCATTTCCGAAG GGAAATTGGAGGAAGCAATAAAGCATCTTACTGAGGCCATTTTGCTCAATCCATTATCTGCAATTATGTATGGAACGAGAG ctagtgtttacatcaagatgaAGAAACCCAATGCTGCTATTCGCGATGCCACTGCTGCTCTGGAG ATTAATCCTGACTCTGCCAAAGGCTACAAGTCTCGTGGCATAGCTCTATCAATGCTTGGCCAGTGGGAAGAGGCAGCAAAGGATCTCCATTTGGCGTCAAAGCTAGATTATGATGAAGAAATAAAGGATGTTCTTAAAAAG GTTGAGCCAAATGTTCACAAGATTGAGGAGCACCGTCGTAAATATGAAAGGCTGCataaagagagagaagaaaaaaagattgaacGTGAGAGGCGACGTCGCCGTGCTGAAGCTCAG GCTGCATATGAGAAGGCCAAGAAGCAAGAAGAATCATCTTCTAGTAGAAGACCTGGTGGCATGCCTGGTGGTTTTCCAGGTGGTATGCCGGGATTCCCTGGTGGTATGCCCGGATTTGGAGGTATGCCCGGATTTGGAGGCATGCCTGGATTTGGAGGCATGCCCGGAGGTATGCCTGGAGCTGGAGGCATGCCTGGAGCCGGAGGCATGCCCGGTGCCGGAGGTATGCCCGGAGCTGGAGGAATGCCCGGAGCTGGAGGTATGCCTGGAGCCGGAGGGGTGCCTGGAAACGTTGACTTTAGCAAAATTTTGAAT GATCCTGAACTGATGGCGGCTTTTAGCGACCCTGAAGTCATGGCTGCTCTTCAAGACG TGATGAAGAACCCTGCTAATCTTGCAAAGCATCAATCTAATCCCAAGGTGGCACCCATTATCTCCAAGATGATGGGCAAATTTGGAGGTGCACCCAAGTAG